The DNA region AAAGGTGATATTCCGAAAAATCAATTCACCTTTCATCCAAGAAGTATACTGATTTGTTGGAACTGCGCTTTTACTTATTTCTTGATTTTTCTTGTTGAAACTTCCTTTGAATCCAGGTTTAAGTATTACCGTATTTTTATTGGTTATGGTCTTATCTTCGGCATAAAGACTTACCGATCCCTCAACAAGGACTACATCTGTTGTTTCATCCTCGGAATATGACGATATGTTGAATTCAGTTCCTAAAACTTGTACGTTCAACTTCTCCGTATTTACAATAAACGGTCGCAACGAATCTTTAGCAACTTGAAGATATGCTTCACCTGTAATGTAGACCTGTCTTTCTTGGTTTTTCAAAAACCTTGTAGGGTATTTTAAAGAAGACCCAGCATTTAGGTGAGCAACTGTTCCGTCAGATAAACTTACCCGAAAAGTCTTTCCGAAAGGAATGGTTAACGTATTGTACACTAATTTCTCTGTTTCACTTGCTGCCGAATAAATCAATTCTTTTCCATCTTGACGGCCTATTACACTTCCGGCATCATCGGTCAAGGTTATCCCTCCGTTTTCTTCAATGATTTGAACACTACCATCATCGAGTTTAAGGGTTATAACATTATTAGGGGTTTCATTTTGATATTCTCCTCTCGATGTAAAGTAAAAATATCCGACAGCCAAAAACCCGATTAATACAGCTGCTACTGAAGCCACTTGCCCAAATCGAAATCTATTGGATCTTTCTTTGGTGTGCGGTTCGATTCTTTTCCATAACGAATTTTTTACCTGAATGCGATCGAGATCATCTTCAAAAGCTTCTTTTTTGATATGGGAACCTAGTTCACTGCTAAACCGATTTAAAAGTTGCATTTCTTCGTCAGAAATGGATCCCTCTAAATACTTGTCCAACAGTTTTCTGAAATCTTGTTCTTTCATTGTATATCCCTCTATTAGTAGGAACCGTAAAACTATTAGGACTCACACAGCAAATACTGTTTTAACATATATTTAACAAATTAAAGAGTGCATAGAGACCGTAAGGAACCTAGTTAACCAGATATAACGCAATAAAAAAAGGACTTTTTAAACGAAAAGATAAAGTAAGATAGCGTGAAGTGTAGCCATATGCCGCCTTATTACTTTTAAAGCCAAAGACACTTGATTCTCAACAGATCGTTTTGATATGCCGAATTTTATGGCAATTTCTTCATTGGTAGTATGTTCCATACGGCTCAACCTAAATATCTGCTGGCATCTAGGAGTCAGCTCTTTTAAGGATTTGTCTATAATGGTCTGCACATGCACCAAATTGTGCTGGCCCTCTATTTCCGCTTCGGAAATAAGCGGCAAGGAGTTTATAACCTTAATTTGGACATTGTTAAATTTATTGTCTCTTAAATATTTATAACAACCATAACGAACAGATTGGAAAAGGTATGCTTGGAAATCTGCTATATCTCGCTTTTCCCTAAGCTTCCATAGATTAATCCAGACTTCTTGAATAATGTCTTCTACTGCCGCTCTGTTTCCAAGGATGGCATTGGCCTTAATGAACATAACCTCCCAATACTTCTCAAAAAGGACCTGGAACGCCCTCTGATTGCCCTCTTTAAATTGGGCCACCAATAAGTTATCACTATGGTTCTTTTTATCAATCATGAGTTACCGAAAAAAAACATAAATACAAATTCAAATTTTAAATGTAGAAAAAAAAGTACATAAATATTATTGAATAATCAAAAATAAATAGCCCTTATCACACTATTCGCAAATTAAATCAGTCCCCAATACATAAAACACAAGTAAATTCCTTACTTATAAGTAATAAAAAACGTAGGCTTTAAATACCTTTTAAACCATAAGCCGCATCGTTCCAACGCAGTTCTTGTTTAAAGCGGTACAGGTCAGTTTTTTCATCAATCAGCAGAAATTCCAAATCCATGATTTCTGCAAAATCCTCCAATGATTCTGCGGAGATATTCTGACTGTAACAGGTATGATGTGCTCCTCCACCATAAATCCAAGCTGCAGCAGCCGTTTGAAGATCGGGTTTTGCCTCCCATAAAACTCTTGCCACGGGAAGGTTAGGCATATTTTCTTCTATTTCTATAGCTTCCACTTTATTGACCAGCATCCTAAATCTATTACCCATATCCACAACCGATGCATTCAAAGCATTTCCTGCGCCAGCGTTAAATACCAAACGTACCGGGTCTTCTTTACCGCCAATACCAAGGGGATGAATTTCACACGAAACATCTCCTTTAGCAATGGACGGGCAAATTTCTAACATATGAGAACCAAGTACCGACGTGTTTGCGGGGTTAAAGTGATACGTATAGTCTTCCATAAAACTATTACCGCCTTTCAGACCTGCCCCCATAACTTTCATGGTACGCACAAGTGCTGCCGTCTTCCAGTCACCTTCGCCACCAAAGCCATAACCACTTGCCATAAGCCGTTGAGTAGCAATACCCGGTAATTGCTTCATACCATGTAAATCCTCAAAAGTATCGGTAAAAGCGGTATAACCACCTTCCTCAAGAAAAGCCCGCATACCCAACTCTATCCGCGCAGCATCCATTAAAGAATTGCGCATACTTCCATCAGCTTTAATTTTAGCTGCCATGGTATAAGAATCCTCATATTCTTGCATCAAAGCATTTATTTCAACAGCGGAAACCTCATCGATATATTTTACCAAATCACCTACGCCATATCCATTAACCTCATAACCGAACTTCATTTGAGCAGAAACTTTGTTTCCCTCGGTAACTGCTACTTGACGCATATTATCCCCAAAACGGGCTACTTTCATTTTTTTAGAGTCTGCAACGGCTGAGACCACACGACACCAGCTGACTACCTGTTGAATAACAGTTTCATTTTGCCAATGTCCCACAACCACCTTTCGATTCAACCGCATCCTGGAAGCCAAAAATCCAAATTCCCTACCACCATGTGCAGATTGATTCAGGTTCATAAAATCCATATCAATGGCATTCCAAGGAATGTCCCGATTGTATTGGGTATGCAGATGCAAAAATGGTTTTTGAAGTGCCTGTAGGCCCGCAATCCACATTTTGGCAGGAGAGAAAGTATGCATCCACAGAACCAAACCTACGCAAGTATCAACATGGTTCGCTTCTTTACATAGTGCATTGATTTCTGTAGCCGTTTTTACTACAGGTTTGAAAATCACCCTAACGGGAACACGTTTATTTGCATTATAGTAATTAGCAATTTCAAGGGAATGCTCCGCAACTTGTGCCAGTGTTTCCGGTCCGTATAGATGTTGGCTTCCCGTTACGAACCAAACTTCTTCATTTGAAATATCTATCATTGTAGTAATGCTCTGTAAATTATAAACTCAATGCACTGAAAGAAATCATGATATACACCACTATCAGAAGTACAATAACCGAAGTGATTATATCCCATATGTTGTAGCTCGATTTACCTTCTTCCTTTTGCTCCGCAGATACACTCCCAAAAGTCAACCCTGCCAATTGAGCCTGCGATGGCGCCGGATAGAACATACTTACTACAACTGCAATGGCAATACAAAGCGCAAAAAAGTAAGCGCCAAAAACCAACCAATTAATATCTGCGAGCTTGAACATTAAACTATCCTGTGCCAAGCTAGACTTTACTATTTCTAGCGTAAGTTTTGTAAAACCAATGATAAAACCACCTACCAAAGTTGCTATTGCTCCATTGGCATTTATACGTTTATAAAAAATACCTAGTAAGAATACAGCCGCTATGGGCGGTGAGATATAGGCCTGTACATTCTGCAGGTACTCGTATAGCCCATCGGACAATGTGGTTATAATAGGAATCCATAAAAGTCCTAGTCCAACCACAAAAAAGGTTGCGATACGACCTGTTTTAACCAACTCTTCTTCCGGTTTTTGAGGTTTCAATTTTTTATAAATATCCAAAGTGAACAGTGTAGAGCATGAATTAAAGACCGAAGCCAAAGAACTCATTAATGCGGCCAGCAAACCGGCGGCCACCAAACCTCGTAATCCCGAAGGCATTAAATTACTCATCAAAACAGGAAAGGCTTCATCTGGGCTATCCCAATGCAATTTTCCTTGCATTTTCAACCCTAAAGCAACAACACCCGGAATGAGAAACAAGAATACCGGCATCAATTTTAAGAGGGCTCCAAAAATACTTCCTCTTCTACCTTCCTTAATATTTTTTGCAGTTAGTACGCGTTGTACGATAACCTGATCCGTACACCAGTACCAAATACCCACTACCGTACTAGTGATGAACAAAGGTAACCACGGATAATCAGGGTCCGAGTTGGGTCGCCACATGTTAAAATAATCCGGACCAACGGTTGCTTTCAATTCTCCCCATCCGCCAACAGCATCAAGCCCTAAATAAGTTAAAATTCCTGCACCGAAAACCAAAACTATGGCTTGGATTGTTTCCGTGTACACCACAGCCCGCATTCCACCTAGAACCGTATACAATCCTGTGAGTACAACTGTAGCCACAGCTCCAATCCAAAACGGAATGCCCAATAGAGCAGATACGACCACACCTCCGGCATAAATGGTTACGGAGACTTTGGTTAGGATATATGCTATTAAGGATACTATGGAAAGGACCCATCTGGAACGGGCATCAAAGCGTTTTTCAAGAAATTCGGGCATGGTAAATACACCACTTCGAGCATAAAAGGGCAAGAATACCCAGCCCAACATCAATACTAACCATGCATGAAGCTCGTAAATTAGCAAAGGCATTTTATCACCGGCACCATTACCGGCAAGACCTACAACATGCTCAGAACCAATATTGGATGCAAAAATAGAAGCACCCACCATAAACCAGCCTATGTTTCTCCCTGCTAAAAAATAATCTTCGGTATTTTTTTGTTTTTGCTTGATAACCCACCAGGCCACACCAAGTAATACAATAAAATATAGGGCAATAACGACCCAGTCCAGTGTATCTAATCCTTTCATATTTATTTACTGCGTTGGTTGTTCATTCAAGTAAGCTAACACCCTTGCCCATAATAGGCATCTTTGCCATGCTTACGTTCAAAATGCTTCTTTTTCAAAGCTTCCTTTAACGGAGTAGCATTGGGATTTATCTGAAGCGTTAAATGAGCCATTTTCGCAACTTCTTCGCAGACCGCACTGTTGTACACAGCCTTTGCTGCAGTAACTCCCCAAGTAAATGGAGCATGGCTACCCACGAGTACCATACCAATTTCGTTATAGTCCAGCCCTCTTTCTTTTAGGCAATCTATAATCTGATATCCTGTCATATGCTCATAATCGCCCTCAATATATTCATCTTTCATAGGTGGAGCACAGGGAATATCAGCAATTAAATGATCCGCATGAGTGGTCCCGAAGATAGGAATATCCTTTATAGCTTGTGCCCATGCCGTACCATAAGTTGAATGCGTGTGTACTACTCCGCCTATTTTATCCCATTCCTTGTAAAGAACGGCATGGGTTTTAGTATCGGATGAAGGTCTCATTTTACCCTCAACAATCTTCGCATCAAAATCGCAGATAACGATATCGTCAACCTTCAACTTGGCATACGGCACTCCACTTGGCTTTATGGCAAAAACACCTTTATCCCTATCCACAGCACTTGCATTTCCAAAAGTGAACAACACTAGACCCAGTTCCGGCAACTGCATATTGGCCTCGTAGGCCTCTTCCTTTAGTGATTTGTATTTACCCATTTTTTTTGGTTTGGTTCATGATATGTGTTTCCATCGTTTCGCATAACCGACTATAATTGTCATAAACTATGGTATACGCTTCTGCATGTACTTGGTTTGGCTCATAAATAGTTTCAAAAGAACTTCCCATTTGGTCCATAGCTTCAGGAACATTGTTATACACCTTGGCTGCAACGGCTCCAAAAACAGCTGCCCCCAAAGCGCAAGCCTGTTCAGATGCCACCACTTTTATGGGCATTTTCAGCACATCGGCCATCATTTGCATTATAAACGGCGATTTTTTAGCCACTCCACCCAAAGCAATGACTCCTTTTATTGGTATTCCTTCTGATAAAAAACGGTCCACGATTTTCTTCGCGCCAAAACAAGAAGCTTCTACCAATGCCCTGAATATTTTAGGCGATGTACTCCCTAGGTTTATACCGGAAATAACGCCTTTTAAATTCTGATTGGCATCCGGAGTCCGCCGTCCGTTCATCCAATCCAACGCCAACTCACCCGAAGCACCAATCGGTTCCTTGCTTGCGGCATTACTAAGTTCCGGAATTAAGTTTTTCAATGCTTCGGCAATCAGCTTTTGTTTCGTATCCTCATCAATGAGGTCCGATTTTGAAATCAGTTCTTTTATAGGCCACTCCAAAACTCGACTGTACCATGCATAGATATCGCCAAAAGCCGACTGCCCTGCTTCCAGCCCCAGCATTTGTGGAATAACGGAACCATCTACTTGTCCGCATATACCTTTGACCAGTTTCTCTTCCCCGTCCATTGGAGCGACAAGAATATCACAAGTGGAGGTACCCATAATTTTGGTTAGGAAATACGGTTCCGTTTTTGCTCCAACGGCACCCATGTGGGCATCAAAAGCACCCACGGAAACTACTGTAGATTCAGGAAGCCCCAATCGCTCAGACCATTCTGCACTTAAATTCCCCACCGAAACATCGGAAGTATATGTTTTTGTAAAAAGTCGATTTCGTAGTCCGTCTAAAAGCGGGTCCAAAGTTGTCAAAAAATCATTGGAAGGCAAACCACCAAAGCTTTCATGCCAAAGCGCCTTATGTCCAGCAGCACATCGGCTTCGCTTCATATTATGCACATCGTTACCACCTGTCAATAAAAAAGGAATCCAATCACAATGCTCTACCCAAGAATAGGCCGCTTTGTGAACCGCCGCATCCGTTCTTGACACGTGTAATATTTTACTCCAAAACCACTCAGAAGAATAAATTCCACCTTCGTATTGCGAATAATCAACATCCCATTGGGCACACAACTCATTTATTTCTTTGGCCTCTTGAATACCCGTATGGTCTTTCCACAGAACAAACATGGCGTTAGGGTTCTCTTTAAACTCTTCCAACAATGCCAAAGGAGTTCCTTGCGCATCAACCGCCACCGGAGTACTCCCCGTGGTATCCACACCTATACTAACAATTTGCTTGGCCACTTCAGCACCAACTTCACTTACTACAGATTTGATTGTAGATTCAATGCCCTCTATATAATCTAACGGGTGTTGTCTAAACCGATTTTCGGAAGGATCACAAAATTCCCCTTTTTTCCAACGTGCATAATAATGAACCGCCGTGGACAGCTCTTCCCCCGTTTGTGTATGGACCAAAAGAGCCCGGACGGAATCCGAACCAAAATCCAAGCCTAAGCTATAGGCAATTTGTGATTTCATGTGTATAAACTTTAAAAATTTAGGTCCGTTTTACCAAAACATCCTGTAAAAGAAACTAATATAGAACTTTTTACAAGTGTTTCAAAAACACTTATTGACTAAATTGTAAAGTTTTTTGTTTTGTTATACTTTTTTTCGTCAAATCGATATAAAAACGCTCCCTTTTTAGACTCGGACATATCCTTTTCGTTCAACTTTATTAAAAAATCCATTGTAGCCAGTTTCTTTCTGAAATTTCTTTTATCCATTTCCTCTTGAAAAATACCCTCATACAGCTTTTGCAATTGCGGTAAAGTGAATTTTTCAGGAAGCAAGTTAAATACGATTGGAAACGTACGTACTCTTCTCTGCAGACGCCGAATGGCAGACTCTACCATTTCTTTGTGATCAAAGATTAAATCAGGAAGCTCATCTATAGGAAACCACTTAGCACGGAATTCCTCAATTAACTCTTCATTGTACTTTTTCTTAAGAATCAAAGCACTGTACGTAGTAGATACTACGCGTTCATAGGGGTCACGATGAGCCTGGCCGAAAGTTCTGACCTGCTCCATATATACATCTTCCAAACCCGAAAGGTCTTTTAGCACTCTATTTGCAGCGTCATCTAAATCTTCATGATTACCAACAAACCCGCCCATAAGTGACCATCTGTCCTTTTCTGGCTCAAAGCCCCTATGTACCAAAAGTACTTCGAGCCTATTATCATTAAATCCGAAAATGATACAATCTACCGCAAGAGTAATTTGCTGTATATCCTTATATGTTCTGTCCATCTTAAATTAAAACTATAGTTAACGGTTTTCTCAAAAATACGCAAAGAATCCGGTTATAAGTGTATGAGTAACATTTTCAAATATTTATAATGAGAACTATACTTCCTCCACATCTAAAATAAAACAAAAACTCACAAATTATTAACCACTGAAAGTCAATATTTTACATGTTTAAGGAATTTACACCTGAAATTGATAAAAAGAGGTATTAACCATCGGTATTTCGGCAAAACAGCCTACCAAAAATTATCTCCTACGAAATTTTCGATATAAGCCCTGATTTTATCCATCAAACACGGAAAACCGATTTTAAAAACCTGTTTTATTGGGGTATCTTGTGCCCCCAAAACTAATACCAAATTCGATTACAAATCAAACCTAACCATATGATTACAGAGAGAAAAAAAATTCTCGTCACCGGTGTTGCCGGTTTTTTAGGCTCTAACTATTTGACCAAATGTTTAAAAGAAGGGCATGAAGTTGTAGGCCTGGATAATTTATCCATGGGGATGCTCGAAAACATTCAGGACAACCTTAACAACAAAAACTTTACCTTCGTTAAAGGCGATGTTTTAGATACAAATCTAATTAACAACCTAGATGATGACTTTGATGTTATTGTGCACTTGGCCGCTTTTAAGATACCAAGATATGGTAACGCAGTAGATACATTAAAAATAAACTCCAAAGGAAGCGAAAACATGTTGGAGCTTGCTAAAAAACTCAAATGTAAATTTGTTTTAGCTTCTACTTCCGATGTCTATGGCATGAGCCCTGATATTCCTTTTAAGGAAGATGGGAATTGCCTTATTGGAGACTCAAAAGTACCACGTTGGGCTTATGCCGTTTCAAAACTTTTTGATGAACATTTAGCATTGGCTTACATGGAAGACTATGATTTTCCGGTTGTCATTTTAAGGTTCTTTGGATCGTACGGTCCCAACCAAAACCTATCTTGGTGGGGAGGCCCACAATCCGTTTTCATAGACTGTATTTTAAACAACAAGGAGATACCTATTCATGGAGATGGACTTCAGACACGGACCTTCACGTTCGTTGAAGACACCGTAGCCGGTATTTATGCCGCTACAATGAAGCCAGAAGCAAACGGTGAAATATTCAACATTGGTGCTAACGAAGAAATTACTATTCTTGAGCTCGCCAATATGCTAAAGAGAATATCTGACGAACCAACCACTTCCGAAGTAAAGTTGATTCCGTATAACGAAATATCAGCTGGCAGAAAATATCAAGATGTAATGAGACGTGTACCGGACAATACAAAAGCTGAGCGAATACTAGGTATAAAAGCCCAGACTTCCTTGGAAGAAGGTCTACGCATTACTTTTAATTGGCAGAAAAGTGTTTCTTTGCAAAAAGTATAGTTTATATGAAAATAGCAATCGTTGGAGGAGGTTTAATGGGTCTTGTTTTAGCTCAAAGAATAACCGCCTCAACCAAAGCAACAGTTAAAGTAATAGAACAGGATGCTCTACCCGGCGGGCTCTCTACATATCACAATTACGGTGATTTTACATGGGACAAATATTACCATGCCATAACACCCACCGATACAGACCTTATTGACTTTCTAAACGAGATAGGCCTAGGAGACCAAATACAATGGCGCCGTTCACTTACAGGTTTTTATGAAAACAAAAAGTTCCACTCTGTAAGTAGTTCTTTTGAGTTTTTACTTTTCCCCCTTCTTGGCCCCATAGACAAAATGAGGTTAGCCTACACCATATTAAAGGGTGCTAGAACAGATGATTGGAAATCACTTGAAAAAATTCACGTTACAGATTGGCTAATCAAACTTGGTGGTAAAAAAACATACGATAAGTTTTGGGCTCCAATGTTACACGCCAAATTAGGGGAAAATCACAAAAGGGTTTCTGCCGTATTTATTTGGACCTATATCAAGCGCCTTTTCAAGGCACGTAGCTCGGCTGCCAAAAAAGAACATATGGCTTACGTTAACGGCGGTTACAAGACTATTTTTGACCGTCTTGAAGAAAATCTGACCCAAGCTGGCTCAAATATGTTACTGAATAGCCAAGTAGAACATATTGCAGAAAATGCTGAGGGAGGAATCAATGTTACCTATAACGGAAATACAGAACATTTTGATAAGGTGGTTTTCACCTCTCCGTTAAATGTGATGGAAAAAGTAACCTCACCCGAGCTCTATGATATTTCAAAAAGCAGCAAGCCTATTGATTATCTTGGCGCAATTTGTCTTATCCTAATTACAAAAAAGCCAATAACACCGTTTTACGTTCTGAATATAGGCGACAATGATACTCCCTTTACTGGCGTAATTGGCATGAGTTCTCTTGTAGATCTTGAAGAAACGGCCAACCAACACATTACGTATTTTCCAAAATACATTAGTCATGACGGTGAGCTTTGGTCAAAAACAGACGAAGAAATCACAGCTACTTTCTTAGAAGGTGTCAAATACCTTTACCCTGATTTTGATGAAGCCGATATAATTTCATCTCATGTGCATAGAGCGTTCAAAGTTCAACCTATGCAAGTACTTAATTATTCTGAAATTGTACCTAAAGTAAAAACACCTCATCCTGATTTTTACGTTTTGAACACTTCCCAATTTGTAAGTGAATCGGTTAACAATAACTCGGTAGTCACCCATGTGGACAAGTTCATGAAGGGTTTTGAAAAAGAAATTAAGTCCGCTTCAGAGAAAAACGTGGTCAAATAGCATGAGTAAGCCTTTTTTGAGTCTTTCGTTAGACATGGACAACCAATGGTCGTACATGAAAATACATGGAGAAGAGGGATGGGAAACCTACCCCTCTTATCTAGATATTTTTGTTCCCCATGTTCTAAAAGTTTTGGATGAACTGAATCTAAAAATTACTTTTTTTATCGTTGGCCAAGATGCGGCTTTTGAGAAAAACCATAAATACTTAAGGGATATTGCCGATGCAGGTCATGACATTGGGAACCACTCTTTCGTACATGAAACATGGCTGCACCTCTATTCACGAGAAGAAATGGAGAAAGAAATTGATACAGCTCATGATATTATCGAAAAAGTGACTGGCAAGGCTCCAAATGGATTTAGAGGCCCTGGGTTTAGCTGGAGTGCAACTTTACTTGAAGTTCTTGCTGACAAAGGGTATGTTTATGATGCATCTACCCTTCCTACAGTAATAGGCCCATTAGCGAGACTATATTACTTTAGCACCTCCAACCTTTCTAAAGAAGAAAAGGAAGACCGCAAAGAGATTTTTGGTAAGTTTTCCGATGGATTCAAAAAGCTGAAGCCTTATTTCTGGAAAACCAAAAAGAACCAAAAGTTGTTAGAATTGCCGGTAACTACGATGCCTATATTCAGAATACCCTTTCACCTCAGCTACCTTATTTACATAAGCAACATCTCAATCCATTTGATGATGTTGTATCTCAATATTGCAATTTTTCTTTGTAAAATAACGAAGACTCAACCTAGCTTTTTATTACACCCTTTAGATTTAATTGGTGGCGACCAGATAACCAGTCTTGCA from Zobellia alginiliquefaciens includes:
- a CDS encoding NAD(P)/FAD-dependent oxidoreductase, which translates into the protein MKIAIVGGGLMGLVLAQRITASTKATVKVIEQDALPGGLSTYHNYGDFTWDKYYHAITPTDTDLIDFLNEIGLGDQIQWRRSLTGFYENKKFHSVSSSFEFLLFPLLGPIDKMRLAYTILKGARTDDWKSLEKIHVTDWLIKLGGKKTYDKFWAPMLHAKLGENHKRVSAVFIWTYIKRLFKARSSAAKKEHMAYVNGGYKTIFDRLEENLTQAGSNMLLNSQVEHIAENAEGGINVTYNGNTEHFDKVVFTSPLNVMEKVTSPELYDISKSSKPIDYLGAICLILITKKPITPFYVLNIGDNDTPFTGVIGMSSLVDLEETANQHITYFPKYISHDGELWSKTDEEITATFLEGVKYLYPDFDEADIISSHVHRAFKVQPMQVLNYSEIVPKVKTPHPDFYVLNTSQFVSESVNNNSVVTHVDKFMKGFEKEIKSASEKNVVK
- a CDS encoding L-ribulose-5-phosphate 4-epimerase, with the translated sequence MGKYKSLKEEAYEANMQLPELGLVLFTFGNASAVDRDKGVFAIKPSGVPYAKLKVDDIVICDFDAKIVEGKMRPSSDTKTHAVLYKEWDKIGGVVHTHSTYGTAWAQAIKDIPIFGTTHADHLIADIPCAPPMKDEYIEGDYEHMTGYQIIDCLKERGLDYNEIGMVLVGSHAPFTWGVTAAKAVYNSAVCEEVAKMAHLTLQINPNATPLKEALKKKHFERKHGKDAYYGQGC
- a CDS encoding sodium:solute symporter, with product MKGLDTLDWVVIALYFIVLLGVAWWVIKQKQKNTEDYFLAGRNIGWFMVGASIFASNIGSEHVVGLAGNGAGDKMPLLIYELHAWLVLMLGWVFLPFYARSGVFTMPEFLEKRFDARSRWVLSIVSLIAYILTKVSVTIYAGGVVVSALLGIPFWIGAVATVVLTGLYTVLGGMRAVVYTETIQAIVLVFGAGILTYLGLDAVGGWGELKATVGPDYFNMWRPNSDPDYPWLPLFITSTVVGIWYWCTDQVIVQRVLTAKNIKEGRRGSIFGALLKLMPVFLFLIPGVVALGLKMQGKLHWDSPDEAFPVLMSNLMPSGLRGLVAAGLLAALMSSLASVFNSCSTLFTLDIYKKLKPQKPEEELVKTGRIATFFVVGLGLLWIPIITTLSDGLYEYLQNVQAYISPPIAAVFLLGIFYKRINANGAIATLVGGFIIGFTKLTLEIVKSSLAQDSLMFKLADINWLVFGAYFFALCIAIAVVVSMFYPAPSQAQLAGLTFGSVSAEQKEEGKSSYNIWDIITSVIVLLIVVYIMISFSALSL
- a CDS encoding NAD-dependent epimerase/dehydratase family protein codes for the protein MITERKKILVTGVAGFLGSNYLTKCLKEGHEVVGLDNLSMGMLENIQDNLNNKNFTFVKGDVLDTNLINNLDDDFDVIVHLAAFKIPRYGNAVDTLKINSKGSENMLELAKKLKCKFVLASTSDVYGMSPDIPFKEDGNCLIGDSKVPRWAYAVSKLFDEHLALAYMEDYDFPVVILRFFGSYGPNQNLSWWGGPQSVFIDCILNNKEIPIHGDGLQTRTFTFVEDTVAGIYAATMKPEANGEIFNIGANEEITILELANMLKRISDEPTTSEVKLIPYNEISAGRKYQDVMRRVPDNTKAERILGIKAQTSLEEGLRITFNWQKSVSLQKV
- a CDS encoding FecR family protein, with the translated sequence MKEQDFRKLLDKYLEGSISDEEMQLLNRFSSELGSHIKKEAFEDDLDRIQVKNSLWKRIEPHTKERSNRFRFGQVASVAAVLIGFLAVGYFYFTSRGEYQNETPNNVITLKLDDGSVQIIEENGGITLTDDAGSVIGRQDGKELIYSAASETEKLVYNTLTIPFGKTFRVSLSDGTVAHLNAGSSLKYPTRFLKNQERQVYITGEAYLQVAKDSLRPFIVNTEKLNVQVLGTEFNISSYSEDETTDVVLVEGSVSLYAEDKTITNKNTVILKPGFKGSFNKKNQEISKSAVPTNQYTSWMKGELIFRNITFESIIKKLERHYNVSIVNRNENLSKKKFNANFGNEPIEKVLSELKENYGIDYTVKSPGTILIK
- the araA gene encoding L-arabinose isomerase codes for the protein MIDISNEEVWFVTGSQHLYGPETLAQVAEHSLEIANYYNANKRVPVRVIFKPVVKTATEINALCKEANHVDTCVGLVLWMHTFSPAKMWIAGLQALQKPFLHLHTQYNRDIPWNAIDMDFMNLNQSAHGGREFGFLASRMRLNRKVVVGHWQNETVIQQVVSWCRVVSAVADSKKMKVARFGDNMRQVAVTEGNKVSAQMKFGYEVNGYGVGDLVKYIDEVSAVEINALMQEYEDSYTMAAKIKADGSMRNSLMDAARIELGMRAFLEEGGYTAFTDTFEDLHGMKQLPGIATQRLMASGYGFGGEGDWKTAALVRTMKVMGAGLKGGNSFMEDYTYHFNPANTSVLGSHMLEICPSIAKGDVSCEIHPLGIGGKEDPVRLVFNAGAGNALNASVVDMGNRFRMLVNKVEAIEIEENMPNLPVARVLWEAKPDLQTAAAAWIYGGGAHHTCYSQNISAESLEDFAEIMDLEFLLIDEKTDLYRFKQELRWNDAAYGLKGI
- a CDS encoding polysaccharide deacetylase family protein — encoded protein: MSKPFLSLSLDMDNQWSYMKIHGEEGWETYPSYLDIFVPHVLKVLDELNLKITFFIVGQDAAFEKNHKYLRDIADAGHDIGNHSFVHETWLHLYSREEMEKEIDTAHDIIEKVTGKAPNGFRGPGFSWSATLLEVLADKGYVYDASTLPTVIGPLARLYYFSTSNLSKEEKEDRKEIFGKFSDGFKKLKPYFWKTKKNQKLLELPVTTMPIFRIPFHLSYLIYISNISIHLMMLYLNIAIFLCKITKTQPSFLLHPLDLIGGDQITSLAFFPGMNVSSERKVFLFKKVMKKLGKHFTLTDMNGHVENIIQKGNLKIMDVPNG
- a CDS encoding RNA polymerase sigma factor → MIDKKNHSDNLLVAQFKEGNQRAFQVLFEKYWEVMFIKANAILGNRAAVEDIIQEVWINLWKLREKRDIADFQAYLFQSVRYGCYKYLRDNKFNNVQIKVINSLPLISEAEIEGQHNLVHVQTIIDKSLKELTPRCQQIFRLSRMEHTTNEEIAIKFGISKRSVENQVSLALKVIRRHMATLHAILLYLFV
- a CDS encoding ribulokinase yields the protein MKSQIAYSLGLDFGSDSVRALLVHTQTGEELSTAVHYYARWKKGEFCDPSENRFRQHPLDYIEGIESTIKSVVSEVGAEVAKQIVSIGVDTTGSTPVAVDAQGTPLALLEEFKENPNAMFVLWKDHTGIQEAKEINELCAQWDVDYSQYEGGIYSSEWFWSKILHVSRTDAAVHKAAYSWVEHCDWIPFLLTGGNDVHNMKRSRCAAGHKALWHESFGGLPSNDFLTTLDPLLDGLRNRLFTKTYTSDVSVGNLSAEWSERLGLPESTVVSVGAFDAHMGAVGAKTEPYFLTKIMGTSTCDILVAPMDGEEKLVKGICGQVDGSVIPQMLGLEAGQSAFGDIYAWYSRVLEWPIKELISKSDLIDEDTKQKLIAEALKNLIPELSNAASKEPIGASGELALDWMNGRRTPDANQNLKGVISGINLGSTSPKIFRALVEASCFGAKKIVDRFLSEGIPIKGVIALGGVAKKSPFIMQMMADVLKMPIKVVASEQACALGAAVFGAVAAKVYNNVPEAMDQMGSSFETIYEPNQVHAEAYTIVYDNYSRLCETMETHIMNQTKKNG
- a CDS encoding NUDIX hydrolase, yielding MDRTYKDIQQITLAVDCIIFGFNDNRLEVLLVHRGFEPEKDRWSLMGGFVGNHEDLDDAANRVLKDLSGLEDVYMEQVRTFGQAHRDPYERVVSTTYSALILKKKYNEELIEEFRAKWFPIDELPDLIFDHKEMVESAIRRLQRRVRTFPIVFNLLPEKFTLPQLQKLYEGIFQEEMDKRNFRKKLATMDFLIKLNEKDMSESKKGAFLYRFDEKKYNKTKNFTI